One window from the genome of Hippoglossus hippoglossus isolate fHipHip1 chromosome 10, fHipHip1.pri, whole genome shotgun sequence encodes:
- the ankrd13d gene encoding ankyrin repeat domain-containing protein 13D isoform X2 translates to MAQEAFPLHFLVWNNQYLELDVELQKQEDAERLDPRGRTPLELAVCLGHLESARVLLRHAADPTHNSAQGWTILQEAVSTGDPELCQLVLQYRDFKRATERLAGIPELLSKLRQAQDFYVEMKWEFTSWVPLVSKVCPSDVYRVWKSGSCLRVDTTLLGFEHMTWLKGRRSYIFKGGDEGAVVMEVDHEKQVVYTEPLVLSPRDAPSLLAAMQPSQENTAQRLTSPIVSTHLNTRNIAFERNKSGIWGWRSEKSEMVSGYEAKVYSATNVELVTRSRTEHLSDQDKSRSKGSKTPLQSFLGIAEQHTAQNGSNVSQCASPHNPTAITADEYFNPEFNLNSRDIGRPVELTSKVQRFKATLWLSESHPLSLAEQVTPIIDLMAISNAHFAKLRDFITLRLPPGFPVKIEIPLFHVLNARVTFSNLCGCDEPVSSVTVHKPESPEEAGQCTPPVHCEVDPSVFEPPPDYTTLGPGRTEPMRDEDDNLLQFAIQQSLLDAGTESDQVTIWEALTNSRPVPPSPLYEDDSQLERAIQESLSISLTSREEEDTADPSQPTSVSPLEPTANSLLAYSTGTEPQLPGHFGEASSFDEQLRIAMVLSCRDQEETDRQQKEEEDELERILQLSLTEK, encoded by the exons ATGGCCCAAGAAGCCTTTCCTCTGCACTTTCTGGTGTGGAACAATCAGTATCTGGAGCTGGATGTGGAGCTGCAGAAGCAAGAG GATGCGGAGCGCCTGGATCCGAGGGGGCGCACCCCGCTGGAGCTGGCGGTGTGTCTGGGCCACCTGGAGTCCGCCCGCGTGCTGCTGAGACACGCTGCAGACCCCACACACAACAGCGCACAGGGCTGGACCA TCTTGCAGGAGGCGGTGAGCACCGGGGACCCTGAGCTGTGTCAGCTGGTGCTGCAGTACAGAGACTTCAAGAGAGCCACGGAGAGACTGGCGGGCATCCCCGAACTGCTCAGCAAACTCAGACAG GCGCAGGACTTCTACGTGGAGATGAAGTGGGAGTTCACCAGCTGGG TGCCTCTGGTGTCGAAGGTGTGTCCCAGTGACGTCTACCGGGTGTGGAAGAGTGGCTCCTGCCTCCGCGTGGACACCACCCTCCTGGGCTTCGAACACATGACCTGGCTGAAAGGACGACGCAGCTATATCTTCAAGGGCGGAG ATGAGGGGGCAGTGGTGATGGAGGTGGACCACGAGAAGCAGGTGGTGTACACGGAGCCCCTCGTGTTGTCCCCTCGTGACGCGCCCTCCCTCCTGGCAGCCATGCAGCCGTCGCAGGAGaacacagcacagagactgACGTCACCCATCGTGTCCACGCACCTCAACACACGCAACATTGCCTTTGAACG GAACAAGTCGGGAATCTGGGGCTGGCGTTCTGAGAAGAGCGAGATGGTCAGCGGGTACGAAGCCAAG gtttacaGTGCGACCAATGTGGAGCTGGTGACGCGGTCGAGGACAGAGCATCTATCAGATCAGGACAAATCAAGAAGcaaag GCTCAAAGACTCCTCTGCAGTCCTTCTTGGGGATTGCTGAACAGCACACAGCTCAGAATGGG agCAACGTGTCACAGTGTGCCAGTCCTCACAACCCTACCGCGATCACAGCCGACGAGTACTTCAACCCAGAGTTCAACCTGAATAGCCGAGACATCGGACGTCCCGTAGAGCTCACCAGCAAAGTCCAGAG GTTTAAAGCTACTCTGTGGCTGAGTGAGTCTCACCCTCTGTCCCTGGCCGAGCAGGTGACGCCCATCATCGACCTCATGGCCATCTCCAATGCTCACTTCGCCAAGCTGCGTGATTTCATAACTCTACGCCTGCCGCCAGGATTCCCTGTTAAAATAG AAATTCCCCTGTTTCACGTGTTGAACGCCAGAGTGACGTTTAGTAACCTGTGTGGCTGCGATGAGCCGGTCAGCTCGGTGACGGTTCATAAACCAGAGAGCCCTGAAGAGGCTG GCCAGTGTACCCCTCCCGTCCACTGTGAGGTGGACCCCTCAGTGTTTGAGCCCCCTCCAGACTACACCACCCTCGGTCCAGGCCGTACTGAGCCAATGAGGGACGAGGATGAcaacctgctgcagtttgcCATCCAGCAGAGTCTGTTGGACGCCGGTACAGAGAGTGACCAG GTGACCATCTGGGAGGCCCTGACCAACAGCCGCCCAGTGCCACCGTCTCCACTCTACGAGGACGACTCTCAGCTGGAGAG GGCGATCCAGGAGTCTCTGTCCATCTCACTGaccagcagagaggaagaggacacgGCCGACCCCAGCCAGCCCACCTCTGTCTCCCCGCTGGAACCCACTGCCAATTCCCTGCTTGCTTACAGCACAGGGACCGAGCCCCAGTTGCCGGGCCACTTTGGCGAGGCGTCGAGCTTTGACGAGCAGCTGCGTATCGCCATGGTGCTGTCGTGCAGGGaccaggaggagacagacag GcagcagaaggaggaagaggatgagctGGAGCGGATCCTACAGCTGTCACTCACCGAGAAGTAA
- the LOC117769820 gene encoding paired box protein Pax-5-like, whose amino-acid sequence MEVRFEQVPLTVTHTHGGVNQLGGVFINGRPLPHAVRQRIVELAQLGVRPCEISRSLRVSHGCVSKILTRYNETGSIRPGVIGGSKPKVATPRVVQMILHWKHTNPAMFAWEIRDRLVLERVCDRESVPSISSINRIIRSKVQSASCEVVSSASSVAVGTVQSSESTYSISGILGIRKCSGKYKEGRDFSCFLYHDQPRSSADAWRHSDHCLTSVSSLTFYPSLPASHNPEPRGSPCY is encoded by the exons ATGGAAGTGCGCTTTGAACAGGTGCCGCTCACCGTTACGCACA CGCACGGCGGAGTGAACCAGCTCGGCGGAGTCTTCATCAACGGGCGCCCGCTGCCACACGCGGTGAGGCAGCGCATCGTGGAGCTCGCGCAACTGGGAGTGCGCCCCTGTGAGATCTCCCGCAGCCTGCGCGTCAGTCACGGCTGTGTCAGCAAAATACTGACCag GTACAATGAGACAGGGAGCATCAGACCAGGAGTGATCGGAGGCTCCAAGCCCAAAGTGGCCACACCCAGAGTTGTGCAGATGATCCTGCATTGGAAACACACCAACCCCGCCATGTTCGCCTGGGAGATCAGAGACAGGCTGGTGCTGGAGCGAGTGTGTGACCGTGAGAGCGTACCCAGCATCAGCTCCATCAACAG AATCATAAGAAGCAAAGTCCAATCTGCATCCTGTGAAGTTG tgtcatcagcatcatctgttGCCGTGGGAACAGTCCAGTCCTCTGAGTCCACCTATTCCATCAGTGGGATACTTGGAATCAGAAAGTGTAGCGGCAAATATAAAGAAG gaaGGGacttctcctgcttcctgtACCACGATCAGCCACGTTCCTCTGCTGACGCCTGGCGACACTCTGACCACTGCTTGACATCTGTCTCCAGCCTGACCTTTTACCCCAGCCTGCCAGCCAGTCATAATCCAGAGCCAAGAG GGTCTCCATGTTATTGA
- the LOC117769391 gene encoding signal-transducing adaptor protein 1-like, protein MSAHTRVVNKRRATITALPLYYSGQLLKKNTSEKDFKNYYGELRGATLFLYEDESQTTYIEKLDLEQLTSMQSNCPYQRKTPTIFTLSLHTEEVQLKIDNPYTGAEWRAYILTMVKKEIPGDLQLLPGQKMLLLDALETERRRNSTASHPPLPPRPSFLPSSTSSPSSQPADDHPDYMTPDLPACFFDVTRQEAERMLEANPEYGGIILRPSRLNNIYAVTIRQLTPRGPVMKNYRVACTNPGFVMELLTPVTVSSLNEVLKYFIEKTQCHPYVTSEPYDFLIELPPAPNCISITSPTPKTVPKAQVAPMLHPQIQKELQLPPTKPAEDEYVVPEDDTPDYHNLRLGENE, encoded by the exons ATGTCTGCTCACACCAGAGTCGTCAACAAGAGGAGGGCGACAATCACAGCTCTGCCTCTGTACTACTCTGGACAACTGCTGAAGAAAAACACCAGTGAGAAG GATTTCAAGAATTACTATGGAGAGCTCCGTGGAGCCACGCTGTTTCTGTACGAAGATGAATCACAGACTACA tACATAGAGAAGCTGGACCTGGAGCAGCTTACGTCCATGCAGTCAAATTGTCCGTATCAGAGGAAGACGCCGACCATCTTCACCCTCAGCCTGCACACAGAGGAGGTGCAGCTGAAG ATTGACAATCCTTACACAGGAGCGGAGTGGAGGGCTTACATCCTGACTATGgtcaaa AAGGAGATCCCCGgtgacctgcagctgctgcctgggcagaagatgctgctgcttgacgctctggagacagagagaaggagaaactcCACCGCGTCACACCCACCGCTCCCGCCCCGAccatccttcctcccttcttccaCATCGTCACCCTCCTCTCAACCAGCCGATGACCATCCAGACTACATGACCCCTGATCTGCCTGC GTGCTTCTTCGATGTGACGCGGCAGGAGGCTGAGAGGATGCTGGAGGCAAACCCGGAGTACGGAGGCATCATCCTCCGCCCGTCCAGGCTCAACAACATCTACGCTGTGACCATCAGACAACTGACACCCAG AGGGCCTGTGATGAAGAACTACAGAGTGGCCTGCACAAACCCAGGGTTTGTCATGGAACTCCTCACACCA gtGACCGTCTCCTCCTTGAATGAAGTATTGAAATACTTCATTGAAAAGACACAGTGCCATCCCTACGTGACGTCTGAGCCCTACGACTTCCTCATTG aGCTTCCACCTGCTCCAAACTGCATCAGCATCACCTCACCTACACCTAAAACAGTACCCAAGGCACAAGTGGCGCCAATGCTGCACCCGCAAATCCAGAAGGAGCTCCAGCTCCCTCCAACTAAGCCAGCAGAGGATGAATATGTGGTTCCTGAGGATGACACGCCTGATTACCACAACCTACGTCTGGGTGAGAATGAGTGA
- the ankrd13d gene encoding ankyrin repeat domain-containing protein 13D isoform X1: MAQEAFPLHFLVWNNQYLELDVELQKQEQDAERLDPRGRTPLELAVCLGHLESARVLLRHAADPTHNSAQGWTILQEAVSTGDPELCQLVLQYRDFKRATERLAGIPELLSKLRQAQDFYVEMKWEFTSWVPLVSKVCPSDVYRVWKSGSCLRVDTTLLGFEHMTWLKGRRSYIFKGGDEGAVVMEVDHEKQVVYTEPLVLSPRDAPSLLAAMQPSQENTAQRLTSPIVSTHLNTRNIAFERNKSGIWGWRSEKSEMVSGYEAKVYSATNVELVTRSRTEHLSDQDKSRSKGSKTPLQSFLGIAEQHTAQNGSNVSQCASPHNPTAITADEYFNPEFNLNSRDIGRPVELTSKVQRFKATLWLSESHPLSLAEQVTPIIDLMAISNAHFAKLRDFITLRLPPGFPVKIEIPLFHVLNARVTFSNLCGCDEPVSSVTVHKPESPEEAGQCTPPVHCEVDPSVFEPPPDYTTLGPGRTEPMRDEDDNLLQFAIQQSLLDAGTESDQVTIWEALTNSRPVPPSPLYEDDSQLERAIQESLSISLTSREEEDTADPSQPTSVSPLEPTANSLLAYSTGTEPQLPGHFGEASSFDEQLRIAMVLSCRDQEETDRQQKEEEDELERILQLSLTEK, encoded by the exons ATGGCCCAAGAAGCCTTTCCTCTGCACTTTCTGGTGTGGAACAATCAGTATCTGGAGCTGGATGTGGAGCTGCAGAAGCAAGAG CAGGATGCGGAGCGCCTGGATCCGAGGGGGCGCACCCCGCTGGAGCTGGCGGTGTGTCTGGGCCACCTGGAGTCCGCCCGCGTGCTGCTGAGACACGCTGCAGACCCCACACACAACAGCGCACAGGGCTGGACCA TCTTGCAGGAGGCGGTGAGCACCGGGGACCCTGAGCTGTGTCAGCTGGTGCTGCAGTACAGAGACTTCAAGAGAGCCACGGAGAGACTGGCGGGCATCCCCGAACTGCTCAGCAAACTCAGACAG GCGCAGGACTTCTACGTGGAGATGAAGTGGGAGTTCACCAGCTGGG TGCCTCTGGTGTCGAAGGTGTGTCCCAGTGACGTCTACCGGGTGTGGAAGAGTGGCTCCTGCCTCCGCGTGGACACCACCCTCCTGGGCTTCGAACACATGACCTGGCTGAAAGGACGACGCAGCTATATCTTCAAGGGCGGAG ATGAGGGGGCAGTGGTGATGGAGGTGGACCACGAGAAGCAGGTGGTGTACACGGAGCCCCTCGTGTTGTCCCCTCGTGACGCGCCCTCCCTCCTGGCAGCCATGCAGCCGTCGCAGGAGaacacagcacagagactgACGTCACCCATCGTGTCCACGCACCTCAACACACGCAACATTGCCTTTGAACG GAACAAGTCGGGAATCTGGGGCTGGCGTTCTGAGAAGAGCGAGATGGTCAGCGGGTACGAAGCCAAG gtttacaGTGCGACCAATGTGGAGCTGGTGACGCGGTCGAGGACAGAGCATCTATCAGATCAGGACAAATCAAGAAGcaaag GCTCAAAGACTCCTCTGCAGTCCTTCTTGGGGATTGCTGAACAGCACACAGCTCAGAATGGG agCAACGTGTCACAGTGTGCCAGTCCTCACAACCCTACCGCGATCACAGCCGACGAGTACTTCAACCCAGAGTTCAACCTGAATAGCCGAGACATCGGACGTCCCGTAGAGCTCACCAGCAAAGTCCAGAG GTTTAAAGCTACTCTGTGGCTGAGTGAGTCTCACCCTCTGTCCCTGGCCGAGCAGGTGACGCCCATCATCGACCTCATGGCCATCTCCAATGCTCACTTCGCCAAGCTGCGTGATTTCATAACTCTACGCCTGCCGCCAGGATTCCCTGTTAAAATAG AAATTCCCCTGTTTCACGTGTTGAACGCCAGAGTGACGTTTAGTAACCTGTGTGGCTGCGATGAGCCGGTCAGCTCGGTGACGGTTCATAAACCAGAGAGCCCTGAAGAGGCTG GCCAGTGTACCCCTCCCGTCCACTGTGAGGTGGACCCCTCAGTGTTTGAGCCCCCTCCAGACTACACCACCCTCGGTCCAGGCCGTACTGAGCCAATGAGGGACGAGGATGAcaacctgctgcagtttgcCATCCAGCAGAGTCTGTTGGACGCCGGTACAGAGAGTGACCAG GTGACCATCTGGGAGGCCCTGACCAACAGCCGCCCAGTGCCACCGTCTCCACTCTACGAGGACGACTCTCAGCTGGAGAG GGCGATCCAGGAGTCTCTGTCCATCTCACTGaccagcagagaggaagaggacacgGCCGACCCCAGCCAGCCCACCTCTGTCTCCCCGCTGGAACCCACTGCCAATTCCCTGCTTGCTTACAGCACAGGGACCGAGCCCCAGTTGCCGGGCCACTTTGGCGAGGCGTCGAGCTTTGACGAGCAGCTGCGTATCGCCATGGTGCTGTCGTGCAGGGaccaggaggagacagacag GcagcagaaggaggaagaggatgagctGGAGCGGATCCTACAGCTGTCACTCACCGAGAAGTAA